The genomic DNA GAATTTGATTGCCTTCGGAATAGAGGTAGTAATCGATGTTTTCAATTACTGGGCCATCAACACTGGCTATCCATTGTTGCGGGTGAGATATATCTATTTTTTTTACCAGCCAATAACTACCGCCTTTGAGGGCAACCTTATCTACTTGTTGAAGTTTGCCCAGCCAATTTTCGATATCGTTATAGCGATGAGGCAGTACTTGTTGATCTTCGGCTAAATAAATTTGCTGCTGGCCGCTGTAATCATCGGCATGTGCGTTATGCATGAAGCCGATGAGTAATAGTATGATTCGAAAAAAATAACTAAAGTGAGCCATGAGCGCGTTACTGAGCATCCTTGTTCAAATAAAGCTAGCATTAGCATAGAGCAAACTGTAGGCAATGATAAGCGTTGACCTTTACTTCGCTCATACTAACCTGTTAATGAATTTTTTGTCATTAAAAATAAAAAACCCGCATTTATGGGGGCTATTAAGTCAAACTGTGGCTATTTATTGCAATGAATAGCCACAGTTTCATTAGTCCCTCTTGCAAATCAATAGCTTACATACACAAAGAAAATCAGAAAGTGTACGATGACTTATTATAAATCAATAAGTTATGTTGTTTCTTTCTATTGCCTGAACTAGGATACAATGACTAAGTAAATCTGAGATAACTCGTTTTTGGAAAAAGATTAGTTAAGGCCGAAGGGCTGCTATGTGCCATTTGCTGCCGTTGAGCACATGAATTCATACCTATTTTGGTATTTGGAAATGTGTAGTGGCACAGACCATTCCCGTATTTTCAATGCCAGTCCTACTAAAGCAAGATAACAATACTATCGTGTGAATAGTTGAAACTATAATAATTCTATATATAGTTTTGAAATAGCTTGACATGTGCTCAGAACAAATCCATGCTTAATCTATTCTTGATTTTAAGATAGTTTAGGAGTCTATATGAGAAATGTTGCATTAACCTTTACAGCTAGAGGGAAGGAAAGAATATTGCGCGAAGGGGGGTCTGGGGATTGGACTGTTAACCCTTTGCGAGTATCTGATCACGTTGATTACGTCATATGTTGTCAGAATACTAACCCCAAACGTAAGGGAAACGATTGGGGACAAGCCACACACAAACATGGACAAGCATTTTTGGTTGGCAAGTTATTAGAAGTTATCTCCGTTACTGAGGATGCCGATAAGAAAAAACGTTACCAATTTGTTTTTTCTGAATATGCCGAGATAGAAATAGACGATATCTGGGGAGGAGATCGGTTTCCTGTGCGTTATTTACAGGAAAAAGACCTACCATTTGATGTCACTACACTTGACTACAAGCCCATGCCAAAATTTAAATCTAAAGAGCGAGTTTTTTCGCTTGAAGAAGCTAAAAAAGCTCTGTCTAACTTTTACGATATCGACAAGACTGACGTAAAAATCATGCTTTGAGGCTGAAATTCGTGAGAGTAACGCTACCGTTGGTCGCCGGACTCGCTCCGCTCTCTACGTACAGGTAGCGTTACCCCGAACAAGCCAATGGCAGCTTCTAGCTCAAAGCTGCCTTCGACGTATTAACCATAAATGTTTCAGAGGCAATATCGCTTTAGAAGGCAATATCTGAAAACCTTGGCGATTAAAACGTAACATGCTGATTTATATGGAATCATTGTACACCCTTCTCTCGCCAAACCTTCTGTATCTGACTCATTTATATGGGCTTTAAATATGAAAATAATTGCTCTATTACTAGAGCAGCCACAGTTTCACTTAATAGCCCGGCATTTATGCGGGTTTTTATTCGCTTGTGGGTATTAACTACCTACACCACATTCCATGCAGGCATCAATCATTTCAGGGCCAAGGTGTAACTTAGCATTAAGGTCGCGCAACGCGGTGCGAATACCTTCTTCAATCACTGGGTGGTAGAAGGGCATATCCAGCATTTGCGATACGGTCATCTTGGCTTGATGCGCCCAAGCTAACAAGTGAGCAAGATGTTCGGCGTTAGGACCGATGATTTCTGCCCCCAAGAAGCGGCCGGTTCCTTGCTCGCCATAAAGGTGAGCCAAGCCCTTATTAACTAACATCACGCGACTACGGCCTTGATTTTCAAAGCTGACTTCACCTACCTCAAAGCAGCCACAACTGCCTAAGCGCTTTTCTATTTCGCGGTAGCTTTCACCTACCATGGCGATTTGTGGTTCGCTGAATACCGCAGCAATTGGGGTGCGACGTAATCCGGCTCGAACCTCGTTTTTACGGCCCGCATTATCGCCAGCGATTTTACCCTGATCCGCTGCTTCGTGAAGCAAGGGGATTTGGTTACTGGCATCGCCAGCAATGAAAATATGACTAAGCGAAGTTTGCAAGGTGTAGTGATCGGCCACCGGTACACCGCGCTCGTCTAGCTCAATATCTAGCTTGTCTAAGCCGAGTTTGTCGGTATTGGGTCGACGCCCCGTCGCCGCTACCAAGTACTCCACTTCGGTCTCAACTGTCTTGCCTTGTTTATCTTGGTAGCGAAGTTTTACCCCTTTGTCGCTGCGCTCGATGGTTTCAACCTTGGCATCGGAATCGAGGTAGAACTCTTCAGCAAAGACCGTGTTGGCATAATCGTTTAAGCTGGGATCGCTTAAGGGACCCACAATACCACCAATACCGAACATCAGTACTTTAACGCCTAAGCGGTGCAAGGCTTGGCCTAGCTCTAGGCCAATCACACCAGGGCCAAAAACCGCAACCGATTCTGGTAAATTGTCCCATTCAAAAATATCGTCGTTAACCACTAAGCGCTCGCCAAGCTCATTCCAAGCGCCAGGGTAGGCTGGGCGAGAACCGCTAGCAATAACGATACGTTTGGCGGCAATTACCGATTCGCTAGCATCGGCATGTTTTACTTTTAAATGTTGCGGATCGATGAATTCGGCATAACCTTCGAGCTTATGTTTTGCTTCTATGCCTTCTACAGACTCTAATACAAAGCCAACAAAACGGTCGCGTTCCGCTTTAACTCGTTGCATCACTGCGTGACCATCGATTTGAGGTTTTCCTAAGTTCACCCCAAATTGAGCGGATTTTTCATATTGATGAGCATTTTCTGCTGCGGCAATCAGCAGCTTGCTGGGCATGCAGCCAACTCGCGCACAAGTAGTGCCGTAAGGGCCCCCTTCAATCATCAATACTGAATCGGTGTGTTCTTTGGCTGCGCGGTAAGCCGCTAAACCTGCGGTTCCACCGCCGATAATGGCTACATCTACAGATTGTGTTACTTGGAAATTGGACATGATAATACCTTTGAAACAGCAATGATTGTTAAGGTCAGGCGAGCCTTGGCTCGCCTGAACACTTGAGCCT from Agarivorans gilvus includes the following:
- a CDS encoding dihydrolipoyl dehydrogenase yields the protein MSNFQVTQSVDVAIIGGGTAGLAAYRAAKEHTDSVLMIEGGPYGTTCARVGCMPSKLLIAAAENAHQYEKSAQFGVNLGKPQIDGHAVMQRVKAERDRFVGFVLESVEGIEAKHKLEGYAEFIDPQHLKVKHADASESVIAAKRIVIASGSRPAYPGAWNELGERLVVNDDIFEWDNLPESVAVFGPGVIGLELGQALHRLGVKVLMFGIGGIVGPLSDPSLNDYANTVFAEEFYLDSDAKVETIERSDKGVKLRYQDKQGKTVETEVEYLVAATGRRPNTDKLGLDKLDIELDERGVPVADHYTLQTSLSHIFIAGDASNQIPLLHEAADQGKIAGDNAGRKNEVRAGLRRTPIAAVFSEPQIAMVGESYREIEKRLGSCGCFEVGEVSFENQGRSRVMLVNKGLAHLYGEQGTGRFLGAEIIGPNAEHLAHLLAWAHQAKMTVSQMLDMPFYHPVIEEGIRTALRDLNAKLHLGPEMIDACMECGVGS